One Actinomadura viridis genomic region harbors:
- a CDS encoding electron transfer flavoprotein subunit alpha/FixB family protein, protein MAEILVLVDHVDGEVKKVTLELLTLAGRLGEPAAVWTGPGYEGAKERLAEYGAAKVYVAADEELDSYVVAPKAALLAQLVKDRSPGAVLVSATAEGKEVAGRLAVKTGSGVLTDVVDVTEGFVGEHSIFGGAIIAHAKVSTGTPIIAVRPNSVAPEASAASPVEEQVSVTLSDADKAARIVEKVVQEKGERPDLTEAAIVVSGGRGVGGAENFSIIEGLADSLGAAVGASRAATDAGWYPHQFQVGQTGKTVSPQLYIAVGISGAIQHRAGMQTSKTIVAINKDPEAPIFELVDYGVVGDLFQVAPQLTEEITKRK, encoded by the coding sequence ATGGCTGAGATTCTCGTCCTCGTCGACCACGTCGACGGTGAGGTCAAGAAGGTCACCCTCGAGCTGCTGACGCTGGCCGGCCGGCTCGGCGAGCCCGCCGCGGTGTGGACCGGTCCCGGGTACGAGGGGGCCAAGGAGAGGCTGGCGGAGTACGGCGCGGCGAAGGTCTACGTGGCCGCCGACGAGGAGCTGGACTCCTACGTCGTCGCGCCCAAGGCCGCCCTGCTGGCCCAGCTGGTGAAGGACAGGTCGCCCGGCGCGGTGCTGGTGTCCGCCACGGCCGAGGGCAAGGAGGTGGCCGGCCGGCTCGCGGTCAAGACCGGCTCCGGCGTCCTCACCGACGTCGTGGACGTGACCGAGGGCTTCGTCGGCGAGCACTCCATCTTCGGTGGCGCGATCATCGCGCACGCCAAGGTGAGCACCGGCACGCCGATCATCGCGGTCCGGCCCAACTCGGTCGCGCCGGAGGCGTCCGCCGCCAGCCCGGTCGAGGAGCAGGTGTCGGTGACCCTGTCGGACGCCGACAAGGCCGCCAGGATCGTGGAGAAGGTCGTCCAGGAGAAGGGCGAGCGCCCCGACCTGACCGAGGCCGCGATCGTGGTCTCCGGTGGCCGCGGCGTCGGCGGCGCGGAGAACTTCTCGATCATCGAGGGGCTGGCCGACTCGCTCGGCGCGGCCGTCGGCGCCTCCCGCGCCGCGACCGACGCCGGCTGGTACCCGCACCAGTTCCAGGTCGGCCAGACCGGCAAGACCGTGTCGCCACAGCTGTACATCGCGGTCGGCATCTCCGGGGCCATCCAGCACCGGGCCGGCATGCAGACCTCCAAGACGATCGTCGCCATCAACAAGGACCCCGAGGCGCCGATCTTCGAGCTGGTCGACTACGGCGTGGTGGGCGACCTCTTCCAGGTGGCGCCGCAGCTCACCGAGGAGATCACCAAGCGCAAATGA
- a CDS encoding AAA family ATPase, translating into MEAIPERNGHSRTAPHGRLTPAPRPLPVASREPVTLTVDQVAALGDRLRDTITGAVRMPAEVLEVVLATVLAGGHLLVEDHPGVGKTQLARSLARSLDGRFARVQATVDLLPSDIVGANVWRADTGAFEFRPGPVFANVVLVDEINRATPKTQSGLLEAMEERQVTVDGESRPLPAPMVVIATQNPAAGYDGTYPLPPAQLDRFLSLVSLGYPSADQEVELLRAGPEPPATAVTGPERLLAAQEAVAAVHAADPLLRYVVELLGATREHPLSEVGASPRAGLLLLAAARARAALNGRAFVLPDDVQALALPVLAHRLQRTAAAPASANEEIVEDALRQVRAR; encoded by the coding sequence ATGGAAGCGATTCCCGAACGCAACGGACACTCTCGGACGGCACCGCACGGGCGGCTGACACCGGCGCCCCGGCCGCTCCCGGTCGCGTCCCGGGAGCCGGTCACGCTGACCGTGGACCAGGTCGCCGCCCTCGGCGACCGTCTCCGCGACACCATCACCGGCGCGGTCCGCATGCCCGCCGAGGTGCTGGAGGTCGTGCTGGCCACCGTGCTGGCAGGCGGGCACCTGCTGGTGGAGGACCATCCCGGGGTCGGCAAGACCCAGCTGGCCCGCAGCCTCGCCCGCAGCCTCGACGGCCGGTTCGCGCGGGTGCAGGCCACCGTCGACCTGCTGCCGTCCGACATCGTCGGCGCCAACGTGTGGCGGGCCGACACCGGCGCGTTCGAGTTCCGCCCCGGCCCGGTGTTCGCCAACGTGGTCCTGGTCGACGAGATCAACAGGGCCACCCCCAAGACCCAGTCCGGGCTGCTGGAGGCGATGGAGGAGCGGCAGGTGACCGTGGACGGCGAGAGCCGCCCGCTGCCCGCGCCCATGGTGGTGATCGCCACCCAGAACCCGGCCGCCGGCTACGACGGCACCTACCCGCTGCCGCCCGCCCAGCTCGACCGCTTCCTGTCCCTGGTCTCGCTGGGCTACCCCAGCGCCGACCAGGAGGTGGAGCTGCTGCGGGCGGGCCCCGAGCCGCCCGCCACGGCGGTGACCGGACCGGAGCGGCTGCTGGCGGCGCAGGAGGCGGTCGCGGCGGTGCACGCCGCCGACCCGCTGCTGCGGTACGTCGTCGAGCTGCTCGGCGCCACCCGCGAGCACCCGCTGTCGGAGGTGGGCGCCAGCCCCCGCGCCGGCCTGCTGCTGCTCGCGGCGGCGCGGGCCCGGGCGGCGCTGAACGGCCGGGCGTTCGTGCTGCCCGACGACGTCCAGGCCCTGGCCCTGCCCGTCCTCGCGCACCGGTTGCAGCGCACCGCCGCCGCGCCCGCGAGCGCGAACGAGGAGATCGTGGAGGACGCGCTCCGGCAGGTCCGGGCGCGGTGA
- a CDS encoding electron transfer flavoprotein subunit beta/FixA family protein, which translates to MNIVVLVKQVPDTESPRKLRSEDSTLDRAAADGVINELDEYAIEEALRVKEAHDGEVTVVTMGPDKATDSIRKALAMGADKAVHLVDDALVGSDALQTSYAIQQVLGRTGFDLVILGSESTDARTGVLAAMLAERLGVPQLSLANKVEIDGTAIKIQRQTDYGFDRVEATLPAVVSVVEKINEPRYPSFKGIMAAKKKPVETLSIADAGIDAGQVGLASAATAVVDFAEAPPRAQGQIVTDEGDGGSKIAEFLASKKFV; encoded by the coding sequence ATGAACATCGTCGTCCTGGTGAAGCAGGTTCCCGACACCGAGAGCCCGCGCAAGCTGAGGTCCGAGGACAGCACGCTCGACCGTGCCGCCGCGGACGGTGTCATCAACGAGCTCGACGAGTACGCCATCGAGGAGGCGCTGCGCGTCAAGGAGGCCCATGACGGCGAGGTGACCGTCGTGACCATGGGGCCGGACAAGGCGACCGACTCCATCCGCAAGGCGCTGGCGATGGGCGCGGACAAGGCCGTGCACCTCGTCGACGACGCCCTGGTCGGCTCCGACGCGCTGCAGACCTCGTACGCCATCCAGCAGGTCCTCGGCCGCACCGGGTTCGACCTGGTGATCCTGGGGTCGGAGTCCACCGACGCCCGGACCGGGGTGCTGGCCGCGATGCTGGCCGAGCGCCTGGGCGTGCCGCAGCTGTCGCTGGCCAACAAGGTCGAGATCGACGGCACCGCGATCAAGATCCAGCGGCAGACCGACTACGGCTTCGACCGCGTCGAGGCGACCCTGCCCGCGGTGGTCAGCGTCGTGGAGAAGATCAACGAGCCGCGCTACCCCTCGTTCAAGGGGATCATGGCCGCCAAGAAGAAGCCGGTCGAGACGCTGAGCATCGCCGATGCCGGCATCGACGCCGGTCAGGTCGGCCTGGCGAGCGCCGCCACCGCGGTGGTCGACTTCGCCGAGGCCCCGCCGCGCGCGCAGGGGCAGATCGTCACCGACGAGGGCGACGGCGGCTCGAAGATCGCCGAGTTCCTCGCGTCGAAGAAGTTCGTCTGA
- a CDS encoding transglutaminase-like domain-containing protein yields the protein MTRAAGMLLVAAMTLAAWMPLLGRRVLWALPVVALVAGALAVRRFPARLAMAVTLVWPPAALMAGGAPAGWLWPGAWDTLVLALADGARELPLLVPGERAGDLGTRSIWLLATGMIYLGAGAMAAPGPPARLRSGAAFALLTAPWMLAAAIRQTDESAWPGAVLLLAGLLWFAPRRAALPVLALGTAAAVIATAAGQALGPRSQWLNVDDMVGREPQFQTLNTTQSYGPINDRRTGATMLEITSPRPALWRMQVLERYGWRGWEVGGGVLRPALPEPAAEPVDIEVRVRNLRDSQVVSPGRIRSVEASGRIDVMPGEARRVIPQPRQDALYRVKADMVRVDPAALRAAPPPTDPALGAYTNLWYRWGGERMAGRVGEYGAAPDMTPGVERFVERVPTMGQVIDMARGLAAGARSQYEVVERVERFLTEGGRFRYSTDVRQSIGFPILEFLVNDRTGYCQHFAGAAALLLRLAGVPTRVVAGFATGKAEDGVYRVRDTDAHAWIEVYFEGHGWVPFDPTPAADAEVAAEVDPLSPPVPADRGGATAAAPAVALGLAGAGVIFLALRRRTRRDRAHGGELLERLAVRAGGRVTPATTLSDLRHQLARIGPHVAAVAADAERARYAPGPAPPRSRARVARALLADVGAPKALLLLAAAAVARPAGAREDGVREAGVRQAGVREDRVRQAGVREDRAREDARAAVTARRGQGRPEDGG from the coding sequence GTGACGCGCGCGGCGGGGATGCTGCTGGTGGCGGCGATGACCCTCGCGGCCTGGATGCCCCTGCTGGGCCGGCGGGTGCTGTGGGCCCTGCCCGTCGTCGCGCTGGTGGCGGGGGCCCTGGCGGTGCGGAGGTTCCCCGCCCGGCTCGCGATGGCGGTGACGCTGGTGTGGCCTCCGGCGGCCCTGATGGCGGGCGGCGCCCCGGCGGGCTGGCTGTGGCCCGGCGCCTGGGACACGCTGGTGCTCGCCCTGGCCGACGGCGCCCGCGAGCTGCCGCTGCTGGTCCCGGGGGAGCGCGCGGGCGACCTCGGCACCCGGTCGATCTGGCTGCTGGCCACCGGGATGATCTACCTCGGCGCCGGGGCGATGGCGGCGCCGGGGCCGCCCGCGCGGCTGCGGTCGGGCGCCGCGTTCGCGCTGCTGACCGCCCCGTGGATGCTGGCCGCCGCGATCCGGCAGACCGACGAGTCGGCGTGGCCGGGCGCGGTGCTGCTGCTGGCCGGGCTGCTGTGGTTCGCGCCCCGGCGCGCCGCCCTGCCGGTGCTCGCGCTCGGCACCGCGGCGGCGGTGATCGCGACGGCCGCCGGGCAGGCCCTCGGCCCCCGCTCGCAGTGGCTGAACGTCGACGACATGGTCGGCCGCGAGCCGCAGTTCCAGACGCTCAACACCACCCAGTCCTACGGGCCGATCAACGACCGGCGCACCGGCGCCACCATGCTGGAGATCACCTCGCCGCGGCCCGCGCTGTGGCGGATGCAGGTGCTGGAACGGTACGGCTGGCGCGGCTGGGAGGTGGGCGGGGGCGTCCTGCGGCCCGCCCTGCCCGAGCCCGCCGCCGAGCCCGTCGACATCGAGGTGCGGGTGCGGAACCTGCGCGACTCCCAGGTGGTCTCGCCGGGACGGATCCGCTCGGTGGAGGCGTCCGGGAGGATCGACGTCATGCCGGGGGAGGCCCGGCGGGTCATCCCGCAGCCCCGCCAGGACGCCCTGTACCGGGTGAAGGCCGACATGGTGCGGGTCGATCCGGCCGCGTTGCGCGCCGCGCCCCCGCCGACCGACCCCGCGCTGGGGGCCTACACCAACCTCTGGTACCGCTGGGGCGGCGAGCGGATGGCCGGGCGGGTCGGCGAGTACGGCGCCGCCCCCGACATGACGCCCGGGGTGGAGCGGTTCGTCGAGCGGGTGCCGACGATGGGCCAGGTGATCGACATGGCCCGGGGGCTGGCCGCCGGCGCGCGCAGCCAGTACGAGGTCGTCGAGCGGGTCGAGCGCTTCCTGACCGAGGGCGGGCGCTTCCGCTACTCCACCGACGTGCGGCAGTCCATCGGGTTCCCGATCCTGGAGTTCCTGGTCAACGACCGCACCGGCTACTGCCAGCACTTCGCCGGGGCGGCGGCCCTCCTGCTGCGGCTGGCCGGGGTGCCGACCCGGGTGGTCGCCGGGTTCGCGACCGGCAAGGCCGAGGACGGCGTGTACCGGGTGCGCGACACCGACGCGCACGCCTGGATCGAGGTCTACTTCGAGGGGCACGGGTGGGTGCCGTTCGACCCGACGCCGGCCGCGGACGCCGAGGTGGCCGCGGAGGTCGACCCGCTGTCGCCGCCGGTCCCCGCGGACAGGGGCGGCGCCACGGCGGCGGCCCCCGCCGTGGCGCTGGGCCTGGCCGGGGCCGGGGTGATCTTCCTGGCGCTGCGGCGGCGCACCAGGCGCGACCGCGCGCACGGCGGGGAGCTGCTCGAACGGCTCGCCGTCCGCGCCGGCGGCCGGGTGACGCCCGCGACCACGCTGAGCGACCTGCGCCACCAGCTCGCCCGGATCGGGCCGCACGTCGCCGCGGTGGCGGCCGACGCCGAACGGGCGCGCTACGCGCCGGGCCCGGCACCGCCGCGGTCGCGGGCCCGGGTCGCCCGCGCGCTCCTCGCCGACGTCGGCGCGCCGAAGGCGCTGCTGCTCCTGGCCGCTGCCGCCGTCGCCCGCCCGGCGGGCGCGCGCGAGGACGGCGTGCGGGAGGCGGGCGTTCGGCAGGCGGGCGTTCGGGAGGACCGAGTGCGGCAGGCGGGCGTTCGGGAGGACCGAGCGCGGGAGGACGCCCGCGCGGCGGTGACCGCGCGCCGGGGTCAGGGACGGCCCGAGGACGGCGGGTAG
- a CDS encoding DUF58 domain-containing protein → MTGRWSLWLLSAAMLAGLSGALPSLTLFTLAAGLALTVAGAAVIVVLAGRRVTITRAVPLREAHEDEPIPLEFTVRLPAWLPARIEVRTDIGVWTPLDRYGGTVDLYIGRRGAYVLGPSRVRLGDPLGILRRPLTAGTPEPVLLLPEPGTDGGTAPPRGARADDLEPDGLRPYVPGSPISRIHWPSLARGGDLQERRMAAPPSGLPLVIVDASGAADPRAADWLARAAAGRVLTLARTGGCEVLLPGAPAPLAAVDAPSWRAVHRRLALLDGERGGRAGRPPGGRASSVVRVPPGLDLGPPRPEPPPGVVPLPAERALTFVAALAGPSREREPVR, encoded by the coding sequence GTGACCGGACGCTGGAGCCTGTGGCTGCTGTCGGCGGCGATGCTGGCTGGGCTGTCGGGGGCGCTCCCTTCGCTGACGCTGTTCACCCTGGCCGCCGGGCTGGCACTGACGGTGGCGGGTGCCGCGGTCATCGTCGTCCTCGCCGGCCGCCGCGTGACGATCACCCGTGCCGTGCCCCTGCGGGAGGCGCACGAGGACGAGCCGATCCCGCTGGAGTTCACCGTACGGCTGCCGGCCTGGCTGCCCGCGCGGATCGAGGTGCGCACCGACATCGGCGTCTGGACCCCCCTGGACCGGTACGGCGGCACCGTCGACCTGTACATCGGGCGCCGCGGGGCGTACGTGCTGGGGCCGTCCAGGGTGCGGCTGGGCGACCCTCTCGGCATCCTGCGCAGGCCGCTGACGGCCGGGACCCCCGAGCCGGTGCTGCTCCTGCCCGAGCCCGGCACCGACGGCGGCACCGCCCCGCCGCGCGGAGCCCGCGCCGACGACCTGGAGCCGGACGGGCTGCGCCCCTACGTGCCCGGCAGCCCGATCAGCCGCATCCACTGGCCGTCCCTGGCCCGCGGCGGCGACCTGCAGGAGCGCCGGATGGCCGCGCCCCCCTCGGGCCTGCCCCTGGTGATCGTGGACGCCTCCGGCGCCGCCGATCCGCGCGCCGCGGACTGGCTGGCGCGGGCCGCGGCGGGCCGCGTGCTGACGCTGGCGCGGACCGGGGGCTGCGAGGTGCTGCTCCCCGGCGCGCCGGCGCCCCTCGCGGCGGTGGACGCGCCGTCCTGGCGGGCCGTCCACCGCCGCCTGGCCCTGCTGGACGGGGAACGGGGCGGGCGGGCGGGACGGCCGCCGGGCGGGCGCGCGTCGTCGGTCGTCCGGGTCCCGCCGGGCCTCGACCTCGGGCCGCCGCGGCCCGAGCCGCCGCCCGGCGTCGTCCCCCTGCCCGCCGAGCGGGCCCTGACCTTCGTGGCCGCGCTCGCCGGCCCCTCCAGGGAACGGGAGCCGGTCCGGTGA